A stretch of Spirosoma oryzicola DNA encodes these proteins:
- a CDS encoding MBL fold metallo-hydrolase RNA specificity domain-containing protein, giving the protein MTIQFFGAARTVTGSKHLITTASGTQILLDCGLFQGINTDELNQQFGFDSANVDYMVLSHAHIDHTGLIPRLVRQGFTGPIYTTSATIDLCEVMLMDSARIQERDLERVNRRRQHRGQPDLEALYDEDDVQKALGQMQPVEYNKPFAIGNEVTGLLTDAAHLLGSASVSLTIREEGTEKRLFFSGDIGRPDDKILRFPDKFPQADYIICESTYGDRLHEAEPDMKAHLLRIVQQTCVQERGKLLIPAFAVDRTQELIYALDQLSSEGHLPKIPVYIDSPMSVKATDIMRDHEEDFNPEILAYIKKDGDAFCFPNLRYVSDVEESKAINNSQEPCIIIAPSGMAEAGRIKHHIKNNVEKPNTTILLVGYASPNSLGGALKRGDKEVTIFGERYHVAARVEIMDSFSAHGDYREMLQFLSCQDPARVKTVFLVHGEYDKQVVWKEKLEGAGFRTVRIPDMREQVTL; this is encoded by the coding sequence ATGACAATTCAGTTTTTCGGAGCAGCCCGCACCGTAACGGGTAGTAAACACCTGATCACTACAGCTAGCGGCACCCAGATTTTGCTTGACTGCGGATTATTTCAAGGCATCAATACCGACGAACTCAACCAACAGTTTGGCTTCGATTCCGCCAACGTTGATTACATGGTATTGTCGCACGCTCACATTGACCATACCGGACTCATTCCCCGACTTGTGCGGCAAGGGTTCACCGGCCCTATTTACACCACATCGGCTACTATTGATCTCTGCGAAGTAATGCTTATGGACAGTGCCCGCATTCAGGAGCGCGATCTCGAACGGGTGAACAGACGACGGCAGCACCGAGGTCAGCCTGATCTGGAAGCGCTTTATGATGAAGACGACGTTCAGAAAGCCCTCGGGCAGATGCAACCGGTGGAGTACAACAAGCCGTTTGCAATAGGCAATGAAGTAACCGGATTGTTGACCGATGCCGCACATCTGCTGGGTAGCGCGTCGGTTAGCCTGACGATTCGGGAGGAGGGGACCGAAAAACGGTTGTTTTTCAGTGGTGACATTGGCCGACCCGACGACAAGATTTTACGATTCCCCGACAAGTTTCCGCAGGCTGATTATATTATCTGCGAATCAACGTACGGCGACCGACTCCACGAAGCTGAGCCCGACATGAAAGCGCATCTGTTACGCATTGTGCAGCAAACCTGCGTTCAGGAGCGGGGCAAACTTCTTATTCCTGCCTTCGCCGTTGACCGGACGCAGGAGTTGATCTACGCGCTGGATCAACTGTCGAGCGAAGGTCATTTGCCAAAAATACCGGTGTACATAGACAGCCCGATGTCCGTAAAAGCCACCGATATTATGCGGGATCACGAAGAAGACTTCAACCCCGAAATTCTGGCGTATATTAAAAAAGACGGCGATGCGTTCTGCTTCCCTAACTTGCGTTACGTGTCCGATGTAGAGGAATCAAAAGCGATCAACAACAGCCAGGAGCCGTGTATTATTATCGCACCATCGGGCATGGCGGAAGCTGGTCGTATCAAGCATCACATCAAAAACAACGTCGAGAAGCCGAATACGACTATTTTGCTGGTTGGGTACGCGTCACCGAACAGTCTGGGTGGGGCACTCAAGCGGGGTGACAAAGAAGTTACCATCTTTGGAGAACGCTATCATGTAGCTGCCAGAGTCGAGATTATGGACTCATTCTCGGCTCACGGTGATTACCGCGAAATGCTTCAATTCTTAAGTTGTCAGGACCCCGCTCGCGTTAAAA